A single Cellulomonas sp. SLBN-39 DNA region contains:
- a CDS encoding ABC transporter ATP-binding protein: protein MDLEVEDGERLAIFGRSGAGKSTLLNILGLLDVPSAGTYEVLGVDTLALSASARDKHRSSDLGFIFQEHRVLGARTVAENLAIRLSIARTPQRDRGRLVNDALGQVALEHRRDAPGRLLSGGEKQRLAVARAILTNPRVLLADEPTGNLDRGNADRILELFDAQAARGVAVVVITHDPSTAGWADRSVELDAGVLTERGAP from the coding sequence CGATCTTCGGTCGCTCGGGAGCGGGGAAGTCGACCCTGCTGAACATCCTCGGTCTGCTGGACGTCCCCTCGGCTGGAACCTACGAGGTCCTCGGCGTGGACACGCTGGCCCTGTCGGCGTCTGCGCGTGACAAGCATCGATCGTCCGACCTGGGCTTCATCTTCCAGGAGCACCGGGTCCTCGGCGCCCGGACCGTCGCGGAGAACCTGGCGATCAGGCTCTCGATCGCGCGGACGCCGCAGCGAGACCGGGGCCGCCTGGTGAACGACGCTCTGGGGCAGGTCGCCCTCGAGCACCGGCGCGACGCCCCAGGGCGGTTGCTCTCCGGTGGCGAGAAGCAGCGGCTCGCCGTCGCCCGCGCGATCCTGACGAACCCCCGCGTCCTGCTTGCCGACGAACCGACGGGCAATCTCGACCGCGGGAACGCCGACAGGATCCTCGAGCTGTTCGACGCGCAGGCGGCCCGCGGCGTCGCGGTCGTCGTCATCACCCACGACCCCAGCACCGCGGGGTGGGCCGACCGGTCGGTCGAGCTCGACGCGGGTGTCCTGACCGAGCGGGGTGCTCCATGA
- a CDS encoding ABC transporter permease, producing the protein MTLSTVTDLIRDVLVEMHTRHARTALMAAGVALATGALVASLSISRLAATQIDTDLAATATRTVTVARVTTEQDAGDATFPEDAASIASGLPLVEAAGLRLDLTGKTSVTVRTDDPVLGPDVDGLVVAGITSGYPAAVGAEPATTAWMLDGEHPVVLLGPGAAEALDVPVSADPTGHGVWVNGVRHQVVGFLVGSPVVDGLVALPYPRVEKELSTDADATMTVLTEPGASGPVSAAIRAALRPDVPAVLRTSVVVDASEVRRGVATQLDRLTAGIGALLLALTMLLIANSMVVSVMSRTAEIGLRRAMGASRSGIAALVLLEAAVSGVVGGVSGSAVAAVVVLVAAVANSWTAHMDVGVLALAPVVGLGVATLASVYPALRAAAVQPATAVRSD; encoded by the coding sequence ATGACACTCTCGACCGTCACGGACCTGATCCGCGACGTGCTGGTCGAGATGCACACGCGGCACGCACGCACCGCTCTCATGGCAGCGGGTGTCGCACTCGCGACAGGAGCCCTCGTCGCGTCGCTGTCGATCTCCCGGCTCGCGGCGACCCAGATCGACACGGACCTGGCGGCGACGGCCACCAGGACCGTCACGGTCGCGCGCGTGACGACCGAGCAGGACGCGGGCGACGCGACCTTTCCGGAAGACGCTGCGTCCATCGCGTCGGGCCTCCCGCTGGTGGAGGCAGCAGGGCTGCGGCTGGACCTGACCGGCAAGACGAGCGTGACCGTCCGCACGGACGACCCTGTGCTGGGACCCGACGTCGACGGGCTCGTCGTCGCCGGCATCACGAGCGGCTACCCGGCCGCCGTCGGGGCGGAACCGGCCACGACGGCGTGGATGCTGGACGGCGAGCACCCCGTGGTCCTGCTGGGTCCCGGCGCTGCCGAGGCCCTGGACGTACCCGTCTCCGCCGATCCGACGGGGCACGGCGTCTGGGTCAACGGCGTGCGGCACCAGGTCGTCGGGTTCTTGGTCGGCTCGCCGGTCGTGGACGGTCTCGTGGCCCTGCCGTACCCGCGGGTCGAGAAGGAGCTGTCCACGGATGCAGACGCCACGATGACGGTGCTGACCGAGCCAGGCGCCTCGGGTCCGGTGTCCGCAGCGATCAGGGCTGCACTGCGACCGGACGTGCCGGCCGTGCTGCGCACGTCCGTCGTGGTCGATGCGAGCGAGGTCCGCCGCGGCGTCGCCACCCAGCTCGACCGCCTGACCGCAGGGATCGGCGCGCTCCTCCTCGCGCTGACCATGCTGCTCATCGCCAACTCGATGGTCGTCTCGGTGATGTCCCGCACGGCCGAGATCGGCCTCCGACGTGCCATGGGTGCGTCGCGCAGCGGGATTGCCGCGCTCGTGCTCCTCGAGGCTGCGGTGTCCGGGGTCGTCGGCGGGGTCTCCGGATCGGCTGTCGCGGCTGTCGTCGTGCTCGTCGCCGCCGTGGCCAACAGCTGGACCGCGCACATGGACGTCGGGGTGCTCGCGCTGGCACCCGTGGTCGGCCTCGGCGTCGCGACACTCGCATCCGTGTACCCGGCGTTGCGTGCTGCGGCAGTTCAACCCGCGACCGCCGTGCGCTCCGACTGA
- a CDS encoding ATP-binding protein: MSDADGQRPSPQGAALRVAVMLGLAYLLGVAAVQMASSGQPTSAWWPAAGAAVLAVLAAPARWTWVVCLAVVVVTAASNLVAGRSPALSFAYGATNGVEAFVVVALLRRRGPFRMQSVRDVRAFLGAATVGALVAGALAGLWVTTLAGGDFWATAPAVVASHASAIVTIVPLAAPAVRGTATRGPRSGAAQWAALVLVVALVFGTPGAPPLSFAVMPVLVWGALAHSARVVAVQLVGVAVAVTTLTTLGLGPFAGNAALTDLQRNFVVQAFLVTFAASVLLLSATRTEQLLAVEERAARQQLLQGGVLDAQVGLVIMHERSDGDLRVLQSNARAVELLGGAIPLVVDGSALDEPPAVPDDDGAHVRALRRAVRQAALAPDGESYSDFGTPGLDARQVELIVTRRVRPSGEWLVTAQLVDVTERHQADVAVRRALSHERRAAERLRAVSRQKDDFVSAVSHELRTPITSIVGFTELLEDEGDLTEAQREHLAVVERNARRLSVLVEDLLALGSRAERVPVDVDLDPLLRRCVEDQLPVAHERGVDLRAARSVCVQVPFVVEDLERIVANLLGNALKFTPPGGQVRVDVLSDGRSVRIRVADTGSGIDPDELARVFDRFYRAPDAVERSVPGVGLGLALVRELALRNNATVHLDSDGVSGTTAELVVPLRSALPAPAGDAANRA; the protein is encoded by the coding sequence ATGTCGGACGCCGACGGGCAGCGCCCGTCCCCGCAGGGAGCCGCGCTGCGCGTCGCGGTGATGCTGGGCCTGGCCTACCTGCTGGGCGTCGCCGCGGTCCAGATGGCGTCCTCCGGGCAGCCCACGTCCGCCTGGTGGCCGGCCGCCGGGGCCGCCGTGCTGGCGGTGCTCGCGGCGCCCGCACGGTGGACGTGGGTCGTGTGCCTCGCGGTCGTGGTGGTCACGGCGGCCTCCAACCTCGTCGCCGGTCGCTCCCCGGCGCTGTCGTTCGCGTACGGCGCGACGAACGGCGTGGAGGCGTTCGTCGTCGTCGCGCTGCTGCGTCGCCGCGGCCCCTTCCGCATGCAGTCCGTGCGCGACGTGCGCGCCTTCCTCGGCGCCGCGACCGTCGGCGCCCTCGTCGCCGGGGCCCTCGCCGGCCTCTGGGTGACCACCCTCGCCGGCGGTGACTTCTGGGCCACGGCCCCGGCCGTCGTCGCCAGCCACGCCTCGGCGATCGTCACGATCGTCCCGCTCGCCGCACCGGCCGTGCGCGGGACCGCCACCCGGGGGCCGCGCAGCGGCGCCGCGCAGTGGGCGGCGCTCGTCCTCGTGGTCGCCCTCGTCTTCGGGACCCCGGGCGCACCACCGCTGTCGTTCGCGGTCATGCCGGTGCTGGTCTGGGGTGCGCTGGCGCACTCCGCCCGGGTCGTGGCGGTGCAGCTCGTCGGCGTCGCGGTGGCGGTGACGACCCTCACCACCCTCGGCCTGGGGCCGTTCGCCGGCAACGCCGCGCTGACCGACCTGCAGCGGAACTTCGTCGTCCAGGCCTTCCTCGTGACGTTCGCCGCCTCCGTCCTGCTGCTGTCCGCGACCCGCACCGAGCAGCTCCTCGCCGTCGAGGAGCGCGCCGCGCGCCAGCAGCTGCTGCAGGGGGGCGTCCTCGACGCGCAGGTCGGTCTCGTCATCATGCACGAGCGTTCCGACGGCGACCTGCGGGTCCTGCAGAGCAACGCCCGCGCCGTCGAGCTCCTCGGGGGCGCCATCCCCCTGGTCGTCGACGGCAGCGCCCTCGACGAGCCGCCCGCCGTCCCCGACGACGACGGGGCGCACGTCCGCGCGCTGCGCCGCGCCGTCCGGCAGGCCGCCCTCGCTCCCGACGGGGAGAGCTACTCGGACTTCGGGACCCCCGGGCTCGACGCGCGGCAGGTCGAGCTCATCGTCACGCGGCGCGTGCGGCCCAGCGGGGAGTGGCTCGTCACCGCGCAGCTCGTCGACGTCACCGAGCGCCACCAGGCGGACGTCGCGGTCCGCCGGGCGCTGAGCCACGAGCGCCGCGCCGCCGAGCGCCTGCGCGCGGTCTCCCGCCAGAAGGACGACTTCGTCTCCGCCGTCAGCCACGAGCTGCGCACGCCCATCACCAGCATCGTCGGGTTCACCGAGCTGCTGGAGGACGAGGGCGACCTCACGGAGGCCCAGCGCGAGCACCTCGCGGTCGTCGAGCGCAACGCCCGCCGGCTGTCCGTCCTCGTCGAGGACCTGCTCGCGCTCGGCTCCCGCGCCGAACGCGTGCCCGTCGACGTCGACCTCGACCCGCTCCTGCGCCGCTGCGTGGAGGACCAGCTCCCCGTCGCCCACGAGCGGGGGGTCGACCTGCGCGCCGCACGGTCCGTCTGCGTCCAGGTCCCGTTCGTCGTCGAGGACCTCGAGCGGATCGTCGCGAACCTGCTCGGCAACGCCCTGAAGTTCACCCCGCCCGGGGGGCAGGTGCGGGTCGACGTCCTGTCCGACGGCAGGAGCGTGCGGATCCGGGTGGCCGACACCGGCAGCGGCATCGACCCGGACGAGCTCGCCCGCGTCTTCGACCGGTTCTACCGCGCGCCCGACGCCGTCGAGCGGTCCGTGCCCGGCGTCGGGCTGGGGCTCGCGCTCGTCCGCGAGCTGGCCCTGCGCAACAACGCCACCGTGCACCTGGACTCCGACGGCGTGAGCGGGACCACCGCCGAGCTCGTCGTCCCGCTCCGCTCCGCGCTCCCGGCGCCGGCGGGGGACGCCGCGAACCGCGCCTGA
- a CDS encoding response regulator transcription factor — translation MASVVVVEDDADIARLVARTLRGAGHEVRVEHDGLAGLTAVREERPDVVVLDWMVPRMDGVEVCEAVRADPDLTGVRVLLLTARAEDDDLAWAFAAGADDYVAKPFSTRDLTARVQALLDRR, via the coding sequence GTGGCGTCGGTGGTGGTGGTCGAGGACGACGCGGACATCGCCCGGCTCGTGGCGCGCACGCTGCGCGGAGCCGGTCACGAGGTACGGGTGGAGCACGACGGCCTGGCCGGGCTGACGGCCGTCCGCGAGGAGCGTCCGGACGTCGTCGTGCTCGACTGGATGGTGCCGCGGATGGACGGCGTCGAGGTGTGCGAGGCCGTGCGCGCGGACCCGGACCTCACCGGCGTCAGGGTGCTGCTGCTCACCGCCCGGGCGGAGGACGACGACCTGGCGTGGGCCTTCGCCGCCGGCGCCGACGACTACGTGGCCAAGCCGTTCTCGACGCGCGACCTCACGGCCCGCGTGCAGGCGCTGCTGGACCGTCGCTGA
- the hrpA gene encoding ATP-dependent RNA helicase HrpA has protein sequence MSTSDPAPAAPAEGARGERARTEAPASGGAPGGGRRRGGRPGRAADGRREGDGRARRPRDTTRHPHRDDARLTRAAEARAAVDLPEITYPEQLPVSARREEIAAALRDHQVVVVAGETGSGKTTQIPKIALELGRGRAGQIGHTQPRRIAARSVAERIADELGVPLGGVVGYQVRFTDESSDSTLVKVMTDGILLAQIQRDPMLRMYDTLIIDEAHERSLNIDFVLGYLTRLLPQRPDLKLVITSATIDSDRFARHFAGPPTPEHPDGVPAPVVEVSGRTYPVEIRYQPLSPDDGPDRDLVTGITEAVDELMAEGPGDVLVFLSGEREIRDAEDALRGSLGPRVTDPRHPDAVDVVPLYARLSAAEQRRVFEAHTTRRVILATNVAETSLTVPGVRYVVDPGTARISRYSKATKVQRLPIEPVSQASANQRSGRSGRVAPGVAIRLYSEEDFAGRPEYTEPEILRTSLASVILQMIAVGVVASPDEVVEFPFVDPPDVRSVRDGVALLTELGALDVRGGRTRLTDTGRALARLPIDPRLARMVVEAGRRGVAREVLVVAAALSIQDPRERPAEQRETADALHRRFADPSSDLLSYLNLWTYLREQQRELSGSAFRRMCKAEHLHFLRVREWQDVVAQLRQMAKDLDIDAKGAPTPASDAVPAAAGHGRDGRRDGGRHTPTGAPTQDAATVDGPAAVQTRWTWDGDAIHRAMLPGLLSQIGMQMVTDVAAGNPPKGRDGKPRKPDARARNEYLGARGARFAIFPGSGLARRPPSWVMAAELVETSRLWARDVAKVDPAWVEEAAAHLVRRTYSEPAWSTRQGAAMVTEKVLLFGVPVVVDRRTLLATVDPEQARELFLRHALVQGEWTTHHQFFHENRRLLAEAEGLEARARRRDLVVDDDVLFDFYDERVPADVVSARHFDRWWKGARRTTPDLLTFTRELLVGDEAHAIDESAFPSRWPQGDLTFPVTYQFEPGTEADGVTVHVPLAQLPRVRPEGFDWMVPGVRAELLTATIRALPKPVRVQLVPAPDVARAVDAWMTEHAASWEDTVRAADAAPSFVEVFAQAVRALRDVEVPPDAVDLDRLPPHLRVTFRVIGEQGGRSGGVLDEGKDLLVLQRRHAARAQDAVASAVRTAVRAAMEEAMTAGGASTVPGGAADGATVDRASGGRGAGAVGGGRAARPGPAPRSPGVDLERTGLTTWPDLPGPLPEVVEATSAAGGVVRAYPTLVEEPVGGAPGVALRVLADAAVAQDAAHRGLRRLLLLDVGLPTARVTTRWTGQQALTLAASPAPSTQALVADVQLASVDRLLRRALAGRPASAVRDAEGYRAVREAVRDALEDDVHRTVGDVVTVLTAWREVEAEVRGTSSVALLATAQDVRAQVGRLVHDGFVTEVGADRLPHVARYLRAARHRLVKAAENPRRDADLAWQVQDVEDQVATVRARLAAGPPDPVRAAALADVRWLVEELRVSLFAQQIGTPVPVSPTRIRKALAAIG, from the coding sequence GTGAGCACGTCCGACCCCGCACCCGCCGCCCCCGCCGAGGGCGCGCGCGGTGAGCGTGCGCGGACCGAGGCTCCCGCCTCCGGGGGCGCACCCGGCGGGGGCCGGCGTCGGGGCGGACGCCCGGGGCGCGCCGCGGACGGCCGACGCGAGGGCGACGGCCGGGCGCGTCGCCCCCGCGACACCACCCGCCACCCCCACCGCGACGACGCGCGCCTGACCCGGGCCGCCGAGGCCCGCGCGGCGGTCGACCTGCCGGAGATCACGTACCCCGAGCAGCTCCCGGTCTCCGCCCGCCGCGAGGAGATCGCGGCCGCGCTGCGCGACCACCAGGTCGTCGTCGTCGCCGGTGAGACGGGCTCGGGAAAGACGACGCAGATCCCGAAGATCGCGCTGGAGCTGGGCCGCGGCCGGGCCGGGCAGATCGGTCACACGCAGCCCCGGCGGATCGCGGCCCGCTCGGTGGCCGAGCGCATCGCCGACGAGCTGGGCGTCCCCCTCGGCGGCGTCGTCGGGTACCAGGTGCGGTTCACCGACGAGTCCAGCGACTCGACCCTCGTCAAGGTGATGACCGACGGCATCCTGCTGGCGCAGATCCAGCGGGACCCGATGCTGCGGATGTACGACACGCTGATCATCGACGAGGCGCACGAGCGCAGCCTCAACATCGACTTCGTCCTGGGGTACCTGACGCGGCTGCTGCCGCAGCGCCCGGACCTCAAGCTCGTCATCACGTCGGCGACGATCGACTCCGACCGGTTCGCCCGGCACTTCGCCGGGCCGCCGACGCCGGAGCACCCGGACGGCGTGCCCGCGCCCGTCGTCGAGGTCAGCGGCCGCACGTACCCCGTCGAGATCCGCTACCAGCCGCTGAGCCCGGACGACGGGCCGGACCGGGACCTGGTCACCGGCATCACCGAGGCCGTCGACGAGCTCATGGCCGAGGGGCCCGGCGACGTGCTGGTGTTCCTGTCCGGCGAGCGGGAGATCCGCGACGCCGAGGACGCGCTGCGCGGCTCGCTCGGCCCGCGCGTGACCGACCCGCGGCACCCGGACGCCGTGGACGTCGTGCCGCTGTACGCGCGCCTGTCGGCCGCGGAGCAGCGCCGGGTGTTCGAGGCGCACACCACGCGCCGCGTGATCCTCGCGACCAACGTCGCCGAGACGTCGCTGACGGTGCCGGGCGTGCGGTACGTGGTCGACCCCGGCACGGCGCGGATCTCGCGGTACTCGAAGGCCACGAAGGTGCAGCGGCTGCCGATCGAGCCGGTGTCGCAGGCGTCGGCCAACCAGCGCTCCGGGCGGTCGGGGCGTGTCGCGCCCGGCGTCGCGATCCGCCTGTACTCCGAGGAGGACTTCGCGGGGCGCCCCGAGTACACCGAGCCGGAGATCCTGCGGACGTCGCTCGCGTCGGTGATCCTGCAGATGATCGCGGTGGGCGTGGTCGCCTCCCCCGACGAGGTCGTGGAGTTCCCGTTCGTCGACCCGCCGGACGTGCGGTCCGTGCGCGACGGCGTGGCGCTGCTCACCGAGCTCGGCGCCCTCGACGTGCGCGGCGGCCGCACCCGGCTCACCGACACCGGCCGCGCGCTCGCCCGGCTGCCCATCGACCCGCGGCTGGCGCGCATGGTCGTCGAGGCCGGTCGGCGCGGGGTCGCGCGCGAGGTGCTCGTCGTCGCGGCGGCGCTGTCGATCCAGGACCCGCGCGAGCGCCCCGCCGAGCAGCGCGAGACCGCCGACGCCCTGCACCGGCGGTTCGCCGACCCGTCGTCGGACCTGCTGTCGTACCTCAACCTGTGGACGTACCTGCGCGAGCAGCAGCGCGAGCTGTCCGGCTCGGCGTTCCGCCGCATGTGCAAGGCCGAGCACCTGCACTTCCTGCGGGTGCGGGAGTGGCAGGACGTCGTCGCGCAGCTGCGGCAGATGGCCAAGGACCTCGACATCGACGCCAAGGGCGCACCCACGCCCGCGTCCGACGCGGTGCCGGCCGCCGCGGGCCACGGGCGCGACGGGCGGCGCGACGGCGGCCGTCACACCCCCACGGGCGCGCCCACGCAGGACGCCGCCACGGTCGACGGCCCGGCCGCCGTGCAGACCCGGTGGACGTGGGACGGCGACGCGATCCACCGCGCGATGCTCCCCGGCCTGCTCTCGCAGATCGGCATGCAGATGGTCACGGACGTGGCCGCGGGCAACCCGCCGAAGGGCCGTGACGGCAAGCCGCGCAAGCCCGACGCGCGGGCCCGCAACGAGTACCTCGGCGCCCGCGGCGCGCGGTTCGCGATCTTCCCCGGCTCCGGGCTGGCGCGCCGTCCTCCGTCGTGGGTGATGGCGGCCGAGCTCGTCGAGACGTCACGGCTGTGGGCGCGCGACGTCGCGAAGGTCGACCCGGCGTGGGTCGAGGAGGCCGCCGCGCACCTGGTGAGGCGGACCTACTCGGAGCCGGCGTGGTCGACGCGGCAGGGCGCGGCGATGGTGACCGAGAAGGTGCTGCTGTTCGGGGTGCCCGTCGTCGTCGACCGCCGGACGCTGCTGGCCACGGTCGACCCCGAGCAGGCGCGCGAGCTGTTCCTGAGGCACGCCCTGGTGCAGGGCGAGTGGACGACGCACCACCAGTTCTTCCACGAGAACCGGCGCCTGCTCGCCGAGGCGGAGGGGCTGGAGGCGCGGGCCCGGCGCCGCGACCTCGTGGTCGACGACGACGTGCTGTTCGACTTCTACGACGAGCGGGTGCCGGCCGACGTCGTCTCCGCCCGGCACTTCGACCGGTGGTGGAAGGGTGCGCGCCGCACGACCCCGGACCTGCTGACGTTCACGCGCGAGCTGCTCGTCGGCGACGAGGCGCACGCGATCGACGAGAGCGCGTTCCCGTCGCGGTGGCCGCAGGGCGACCTGACGTTCCCCGTGACCTACCAGTTCGAGCCCGGCACCGAGGCCGACGGCGTCACCGTGCACGTGCCGCTCGCCCAGCTGCCGCGCGTGCGCCCCGAGGGCTTCGACTGGATGGTGCCGGGCGTGCGGGCCGAGCTGCTGACCGCGACGATCCGCGCGCTGCCCAAGCCGGTGCGCGTGCAGCTCGTGCCCGCGCCCGACGTCGCCCGCGCGGTGGACGCGTGGATGACCGAGCACGCGGCGTCGTGGGAGGACACGGTGCGCGCGGCCGACGCGGCACCGTCGTTCGTGGAGGTGTTCGCGCAGGCGGTGCGCGCGCTGCGCGACGTCGAGGTGCCGCCGGACGCGGTCGACCTCGACCGCCTGCCGCCGCACCTGCGCGTCACGTTCCGCGTGATCGGCGAGCAGGGCGGGCGCTCGGGCGGCGTGCTCGACGAGGGCAAGGACCTGCTGGTGCTGCAGCGCCGGCACGCGGCGCGGGCGCAGGACGCGGTCGCGTCGGCCGTGCGCACCGCGGTGCGGGCGGCGATGGAGGAGGCGATGACCGCCGGCGGTGCCTCGACCGTGCCGGGCGGTGCGGCGGACGGCGCGACGGTCGACCGGGCGAGCGGCGGGCGCGGTGCCGGGGCCGTGGGCGGCGGGCGGGCGGCGCGCCCGGGCCCCGCGCCGCGCAGCCCCGGCGTCGACCTGGAACGGACCGGGCTGACCACGTGGCCCGACCTGCCGGGCCCGCTGCCCGAGGTCGTCGAGGCCACCTCCGCCGCAGGCGGCGTGGTCCGCGCGTACCCGACCCTCGTCGAGGAGCCCGTGGGCGGGGCACCGGGCGTGGCGCTGCGGGTCCTCGCCGACGCAGCCGTGGCGCAGGACGCGGCGCACCGCGGCCTGCGCCGGCTCCTGCTGCTCGACGTCGGCCTGCCGACGGCCCGCGTGACCACCCGGTGGACGGGGCAGCAGGCGCTGACCCTGGCGGCGTCGCCGGCACCGTCGACGCAGGCCCTCGTGGCGGACGTGCAGCTCGCGTCCGTCGACCGGCTGCTGCGGCGCGCCCTGGCGGGCCGGCCCGCGAGCGCGGTCCGCGACGCGGAGGGCTACCGGGCGGTGCGGGAGGCCGTGCGGGACGCGCTCGAGGACGACGTGCACCGCACGGTCGGCGACGTGGTGACGGTGCTGACGGCGTGGCGCGAGGTCGAGGCGGAGGTGCGCGGCACGTCGAGCGTGGCGCTGCTGGCGACCGCGCAGGACGTGCGGGCGCAGGTCGGCCGCCTGGTGCACGACGGGTTCGTCACCGAGGTGGGCGCGGACCGGCTGCCGCACGTGGCCCGGTACCTCCGCGCGGCCCGGCACCGGCTGGTCAAGGCGGCGGAGAACCCGCGCCGCGACGCGGACCTGGCGTGGCAGGTGCAGGACGTGGAGGACCAGGTGGCGACGGTCCGGGCGCGTCTGGCCGCGGGACCGCCGGACCCGGTGCGGGCGGCGGCGCTGGCGGACGTGCGGTGGCTGGTCGAGGAGCTGCGGGTGAGCCTGTTCGCGCAGCAGATCGGCACGCCGGTGCCGGTGTCGCCGACCCGGATCCGCAAGGCGCTGGCAGCGATCGGGTGA
- a CDS encoding DUF4870 domain-containing protein codes for MTTPQPPAAPEPVNPAPVPAPAGAAQDGQNAMLVHLGGILFGFIPGLVVWLTVRGRQTFLEDQALEALNFQLTLLGLYIVTAILALLGLPLGFLVWIAGTVFAIIAGLAAKDGRVYRYPATLRLVK; via the coding sequence ATGACCACCCCCCAGCCCCCCGCCGCCCCCGAGCCCGTCAACCCCGCCCCGGTCCCCGCGCCCGCCGGTGCCGCGCAGGACGGCCAGAACGCGATGCTCGTGCACCTCGGCGGCATCCTCTTCGGCTTCATCCCCGGCCTCGTCGTCTGGCTGACCGTGCGCGGCCGTCAGACCTTCCTGGAGGACCAGGCGCTCGAGGCCCTGAACTTCCAGCTCACGCTGCTCGGCCTCTACATCGTCACGGCGATCCTCGCCCTGCTCGGCCTCCCGCTGGGCTTCCTCGTCTGGATCGCCGGCACGGTCTTCGCGATCATCGCGGGCCTCGCCGCGAAGGACGGCCGCGTGTACCGCTACCCCGCGACCCTGCGCCTCGTGAAGTGA
- a CDS encoding aldo/keto reductase produces the protein MRYRTLSDGRTTVDVSTLCLGTMWFGTRTDETTAHAILDRFVEAGGTFLDTANNYNAWGEGYGRDSEDVLGRWLADRGACGRVRLATKLGAAPKDPALPLSGTPPTNFQGLSAPVVATEARLSLQHLGVDRIDVLYGHVDDRETPLAETVGAFGALQDEGLVGLSGISNVATWRVVEAREQAARLGVAPYAVVQQRMSYLHPRPEVGRTDVATPDLLDYARSTGVDGRPPLTVTAYSPLLQGALVRPDKPLPGGYDHPGSRARLAVLREVAADLGATPHQVALAWLLGGDVPVVPVVGVSSVAQLDELLGAADLDLEPDVRARLDEA, from the coding sequence ATGCGCTACCGCACGCTGAGCGACGGCCGCACCACGGTCGACGTGTCGACCCTCTGCCTCGGCACCATGTGGTTCGGCACCCGCACCGACGAGACCACGGCCCACGCGATCCTCGACCGCTTCGTCGAGGCCGGCGGGACGTTCCTCGACACCGCCAACAACTACAACGCGTGGGGCGAGGGCTACGGCCGGGACAGCGAGGACGTGCTGGGCCGCTGGCTCGCCGACCGTGGTGCGTGCGGCCGCGTGCGCCTCGCCACCAAGCTGGGCGCGGCCCCGAAGGACCCGGCCCTGCCGCTCTCGGGCACCCCGCCGACCAACTTCCAGGGCCTGTCCGCACCGGTCGTCGCCACCGAGGCGCGCCTGAGCCTGCAGCACCTCGGCGTCGACCGGATCGACGTCCTCTACGGCCACGTCGACGACCGCGAGACCCCGCTCGCCGAGACCGTCGGGGCGTTCGGGGCGCTCCAGGACGAGGGCCTCGTCGGCCTCAGCGGCATCTCCAACGTCGCGACCTGGCGCGTCGTCGAGGCCCGCGAGCAGGCCGCCCGCCTCGGCGTGGCCCCCTACGCGGTGGTCCAGCAGCGGATGAGCTACCTGCACCCGCGCCCCGAGGTCGGCCGCACCGACGTCGCGACGCCCGACCTGCTCGACTACGCGCGCTCCACCGGGGTCGACGGCCGGCCGCCCCTGACCGTCACCGCCTACTCCCCGCTGCTCCAGGGTGCGCTCGTGCGCCCGGACAAGCCGCTGCCCGGCGGCTACGACCACCCGGGCTCGCGCGCCCGGCTGGCTGTGCTGCGCGAGGTGGCCGCCGACCTGGGCGCGACGCCGCACCAGGTCGCGCTCGCGTGGCTGCTCGGCGGCGACGTCCCCGTGGTCCCCGTCGTCGGGGTCAGCAGCGTCGCCCAGCTCGACGAGCTGCTGGGCGCGGCCGACCTCGACCTCGAGCCCGACGTGCGCGCCCGGCTCGACGAGGCCTGA